The Meriones unguiculatus strain TT.TT164.6M chromosome 6, Bangor_MerUng_6.1, whole genome shotgun sequence genome has a window encoding:
- the Fbxl22 gene encoding F-box and leucine-rich protein 22 — translation MSTSLDLGRRQEAGQILAGHTHVRPPLTMHITQLNRECLLCLFSFLDRDSRKNLSRTCSQLRDVFEDPTLWPLLHFHSLAELKKDNFRLSPALRSLSICWHSSRVQVCSIEDWLKSTFQRSICSQHESLVNDFLLQVCDRCPNLASVTLSGCGHVTDDCLARLLLSCPRLRALRLENCARVTNRTLAAVAAHGRALQTLHVDFCRNVSAAGLLRLRAARPRLTLSAEHSATMIPDQPPRAASLLPAAPRGQCPPHSTGSYGGRARE, via the exons ATGTCCACCAGTCTTGAtctggggaggaggcaggaggcaggtcAGATCCTTGCTGGGCACACGCACGTGAGGCCACCACTCACCATGCACATAACGCAGCTCAACCGGGAGTGCCTGCTgtgcctcttctccttcctggacAGGGACAGCAGGAAGAACCTCTCCAGGACCTGCTCCCAGCTCCGAGATGTGTTTGAGGACCCCACCCTCTGGCCCCTGCTACACTTCCATTCCCTGGCAGAGCTCAAGAAGGACAACTTCCGGCTGAGCCCCGCACTGCGCAGCCTGTCCATCTGCTGGCATTCTAGTCGAGTGCAGGTGTGCAGCATCGAGGACTGGCTCAAGAGCACCTTCCAGAGGAGCATCTGCAGCCAGCATGAGAGCCTGGTGAACGACTTCCTCCTGCAGGTGTGCGACAG GTGCCCCAACCTGGCCTCCGTCACGCTTTCGGGCTGCGGCCACGTCACCGACGACTGCCTGGCGCGCTTGCTGCTCAGCTGCCCGCGCCTGCGCGCGCTGCGCCTCGAGAACTGCGCGCGCGTTACCAACCGCACGCTGGCGGCCGTGGCCGCGCACGGGCGCGCGCTGCAGACGCTGCACGTGGACTTCTGCCGCAACGTGAGCGCCGCCGGCCTGCTCCGTCTACGCGCCGCCCGCCCGCGCCTGACCCTGAGCGCCGAGCACAGCGCGACCATGATCCCCGACCAGCCGCCGCGCGCCGCCTCGCTTCTCCCGGCCGCGCCCCGGGGACAGTGCCCGCCGCACTCCACGGGCTCCTACGGAGGACGCGCACGCGAGTGA